One region of uncultured Sulfurimonas sp. genomic DNA includes:
- a CDS encoding DUF695 domain-containing protein, producing MREIFSRAEDNGEVIIEVNIEATDAKEMNPWLFSIFIKYDSLDESQDGYEEFLETKEALIIALEHQDRAVYVGSRVVDGWNEFYFYAYDSKKLDAIASKILTPSNYIYESNVVRDTKWGFYETQLFPSELEFCHIQSAKIIFLLEEEEEDLTLERDVEHYVSFETPTQKNRFLNTLEIEGFSFKDEISSEEFDHGVALVKNHAVTELEVKKVVDELFAKIKKDNGYYEGWSTTLMSEEEN from the coding sequence ATGAGAGAAATATTTAGTAGAGCAGAAGATAACGGCGAAGTTATTATTGAAGTAAATATCGAAGCAACAGATGCTAAAGAGATGAACCCTTGGCTTTTTAGTATATTTATAAAATACGATAGTTTAGATGAAAGTCAAGATGGCTATGAAGAATTCTTAGAGACTAAAGAAGCTCTTATAATCGCACTAGAGCATCAAGATAGAGCTGTGTACGTTGGAAGTAGAGTTGTTGATGGATGGAATGAGTTTTATTTCTATGCATACGATTCTAAAAAACTTGATGCAATAGCTAGTAAAATATTAACTCCTTCAAACTATATTTATGAAAGTAATGTTGTAAGAGATACTAAATGGGGATTTTATGAAACTCAACTTTTTCCAAGTGAGTTAGAGTTTTGTCATATTCAAAGTGCAAAGATAATCTTTTTGCTTGAAGAAGAGGAAGAAGACCTTACACTAGAGAGAGACGTTGAACACTATGTCTCTTTTGAAACACCTACACAAAAAAATAGATTTTTAAATACTCTTGAAATTGAAGGTTTTAGTTTTAAAGATGAAATCAGCTCTGAAGAATTTGACCATGGTGTAGCACTTGTTAAAAACCATGCTGTAACAGAGCTAGAAGTTAAAAAAGTTGTAGATGAGCTTTTTGCTAAAATAAAAAAAGACAATGGTTACTACGAGGGTTGGAGTACAACTTTAATGAGTGAAGAAGAGAACTAG
- a CDS encoding bifunctional 3,4-dihydroxy-2-butanone 4-phosphate synthase/GTP cyclohydrolase II, whose protein sequence is MTPTQRVLEAIDEIKKGKMVIMCDDEDRENEGDLVYASAFSTPQHVNFMATHARGLICVALSNSIATRLELNPMISSNTSSYETAFTVSVDAKNALTGISAGERDDTIKILANPISHADELVKPGHIFPLIAKDGGTLVRTGHTEGSVDLCRLAGLSESSVICEIIKEDGTMARRDDLDIFGEKHNLKTVFISDIVEYRLANERLVKETKVEEIDFFGVKVKQHTFVDHDKVEHTAIVFYKAGEISNVRVHNVIPDIELLLNQKKYNNLVNSIEYLKQNSGVLVFINKTNHQDNAAMKEIGTGAQILKSLGISKMNLLTSMKNTDFVGLGGFGLEVNEIVNI, encoded by the coding sequence ATGACACCTACACAAAGAGTATTAGAAGCGATTGATGAGATTAAAAAAGGCAAGATGGTCATCATGTGTGATGATGAAGATAGAGAAAACGAAGGTGATTTAGTCTATGCATCAGCTTTTTCGACCCCACAACATGTCAACTTTATGGCAACACATGCAAGAGGACTTATCTGTGTTGCTCTTAGCAACTCCATAGCTACTAGACTTGAGCTAAATCCAATGATAAGCTCAAATACATCTTCTTATGAGACGGCATTTACAGTCTCTGTTGATGCTAAAAATGCACTAACGGGTATTTCAGCAGGCGAGAGAGATGATACTATTAAAATCCTTGCAAACCCTATTTCTCATGCAGATGAATTAGTTAAACCTGGTCATATTTTTCCACTTATAGCTAAAGATGGCGGTACACTTGTAAGAACTGGTCATACTGAGGGTTCAGTAGATTTATGTCGTTTAGCAGGTCTTAGCGAATCTTCTGTTATTTGTGAGATTATAAAAGAAGATGGAACTATGGCTAGACGTGATGACTTGGATATTTTTGGAGAAAAACATAATCTTAAAACTGTTTTCATCTCAGATATCGTTGAGTATCGTTTGGCAAATGAGAGACTTGTTAAAGAGACTAAAGTTGAAGAGATAGACTTTTTTGGCGTAAAAGTTAAACAGCATACTTTTGTTGATCACGACAAAGTAGAACATACTGCCATAGTTTTTTACAAAGCAGGTGAAATCTCAAATGTAAGAGTTCACAATGTTATACCTGATATCGAACTTCTTTTAAATCAGAAAAAATATAATAACCTTGTAAACTCCATAGAATATCTAAAACAAAACAGTGGTGTTTTAGTTTTTATAAACAAAACAAACCACCAAGATAACGCTGCTATGAAAGAGATAGGAACTGGTGCTCAGATACTAAAATCTCTTGGAATCTCTAAAATGAATCTTTTAACTTCTATGAAAAATACGGACTTTGTAGGTCTAGGCGGTTTTGGATTAGAAGTAAATGAGATTGTAAATATATAA